In Epinephelus lanceolatus isolate andai-2023 chromosome 7, ASM4190304v1, whole genome shotgun sequence, the genomic stretch TGTTACTGGAATAAAGTCTTCTTTTTGTGTACTTGTTCATACTTCAAGTTGCAATCGGTGTGAgaacagaacaaaagaaaagagagataaATCAACAGCTGCAGCAAAGAAGAAGCTGTGGGTGTAGCCACAGGAGCGCATAGCTAGATAGGTGACACTGTGTTCAACTAACAGTCTGGAAACGAGATATGTGTTGGAAATGCTTACATCCACTGCTGAGCATCAGGGGTAGGAAAGGTGCAGAACAGTGGTCGCATCTGGCCTGGTCCTAGTATTTAGTGAACAGCACAAATGCACAACAATGCAGTTAAGCTAAGGATCACATCCGTATGGGTTAtgcagtgcttaatttgagccggaACGTACTGGAACGCACCAGGATCTTTTtagaaaaggccctggtgcattccggaactaatttgcatgggtctagaacttttcacatctaaaaactacatacagtattggctaatgtcactagtgttgcagggtggagTACCATAGTACTATGGTGCCTCACGtgccactactgtgggataaattcaaagtccaatcgcaagagggtgagtgtccatgcgccgtccaaaaACAGCGCGCGCTGGTCAATAACAGCGcgtgctggccacctggcactcaatatgctgctgtagtggtttgttttccagacatgtgagtatctttgagcagtgaaagttattatttatttcttttgacttgtcggcagtgatttgttttccacagagctctatgtgcgagcattttactcgcatttgcaactaaaaatagttttgtgcgagcaaaataaatcattcagcatgctgtgcgagtacagatttcaaccagcagcagaaacgaaaggcgaatgtgggttgaacgggggtcacagacaggaatgtggCGGTCAAATAGCCTACGGCGGCTCCGTggtgcaagataacggcttaccggcgacagagaagtccaacTCCAggtcgttggtgtcatgactgcccagtagtacctggacaaccgagccatggcggcacacaggtatgtggcgtgtcagaggagaaacgagccgttcacatttctctctttgtggcaggtaacagcccacaaacctcaccgcactttaaggactgttctttacttatgaaggggaggagggtggctggttgattcttattttatttatttattttatttcaatcccccctatgttcatcactcattgatgctgtttttctatgaataagtcaataagtaatttattccattgaaatatcattgatgtattataaaaaagtgatttatctttttataaatgacaaaaggcacatctgcttcatttttgctgtggtatcgtgatactactcagaaccgtgatattttcactggtatcgtaccgtggctcccaattttggtaccgtgacaacgctagatgtcacaaccattccattcggagttgctctctcagaggcccaaagtgttcccctactgctaattttacaaattaagcactggggTTATGGTTAGCATTATTTTACTGGGCATAGCCAAAAAACATGTTGCATCTATGAACCTTTATTAATCACTTATTCAATGCTCCACTTGGCAAGCATGCTCAGTGacccaaatcaaacacacctacGATGTTGTGTGACCCAGGTGCAGAGTCAGGCTAACATGCTCATAGTGGATCTGCCAGCGGTGACTTCTGCTTCCACTGAGGGGCTTTTGAGGGGCATTTTACTGATCTCCACACTCTATCAACTTCACTTCCTTGTTCTTGACTCACATGTCATCTAAACTAAGCAATCAGAAGCTAGGAGGGCTGAGACTGAAGTAAATGTAAGGAAAAACACAGGGGTAGATTGAGCAGattattgtaactgttttaACATCACTGATGAACATATTTCAGCCATTTACTGTGTTcattcacagagctgctagcatagCTGTAGACCCTCAGTCTGTCACCAAAATTCCATACTAGCATGCTATTTAGTGAGctaaaacattttgtgaaattTCTCAGTATGTCCGAAACCTTAGAACAATACCCATAGTGTGTGATTTGCATACTTTTTCAAGTTAAATATTACGATATGCACACACTGGAAACTGTGCtggcataaaaaataaaagttatacCGATAAAGGCAAATAACAATTTTTTTGGGTATGACATGGTTTGGACTTTTTGACAGCCATGCTAATGACATTACTCTGGAAATGCTGGCCAGTCACTCCACCACAAATATCTCACTATATTTGGATGACTTGCCATAAAATTTTGTACACacgtaaacattatacctgctaaacatcagcttgttagcttgctaatgttagcatttagctcatttaaacATTATCTGGTGACGAAGATGCCTGTGACACAATGTTGCACATTGAGTGAGCCAGCAGTTCGCATTTTCTAACAGCTGAAGTAACGACACTCCTACAGATATGTTTAAAAAAGCCAAAACTCCAGAGGTTCATCATGCTTGAATTTGGCAGTAGAGCTGAGGTTGGTGTGGGTTACTATGTTTATGTGTCTCCAACAGCAAGGAGGCTCTAAGTAAGGGGCGTGGTAATTACAGCACAGTTTGAGATACAtgatacatgcatacatacgcAAAAGTATTGACTGATAGAACAGATGTTGGATATGTAGTGCATAGTATGCAATTTTGGACACAgcgtcagttttttttttgagaagtGATATCTTTCAGTGAACTAGCAGTAACGTGGCATTTATGGTTCAGGATTAACAGCAGTGGGATATAGCCTACTGCATTTGTAAGAATTGTTAAAAATGAAAAGCACTCCCTCTTGAGACATAGTTGTAGACATCTCATAGTTTAGTGAATGGATCAAAGAGAGAGGTAACACGCTTCACACAGACCAGGACAAGACCAGTGTGGCAGGAAATGAACTTTGAATCTAGATTCTgcaacaaccaatcagatgcATTTGACAGTTGACATCACCTCCTTTTACTCAGTAAAAAACCAACAAGTCTCATGTTAATAGACAGTGTCAAGATGATCCTGTTATGGGTTGCATTGCTTGTTCTTCATCGAGGATGTAAGTGTGCTAACGATAACTAAATATTTTCTAATCTGAGTATCTGCATGCAAACTAGATGTAGGGTTGTTCATGTGATTTCCTTTTAGCCtccatttttttatattatgcACAAATTCTCCTTTGTTATTTcatgtgttgtattttcatttaatcCAGATGCGCTGATTCCAGTGACCACAGTTCAACTTGGTGAACCTGTGACTTTAACGTGTGATTTGCCTAATGAGTTTAGAGATAAACTCCACTGGTTTAAGCAGAGTGCCGGGGAGACTCTGAAATTAATTGTGAGACTGCAGAAACATGCGAGCCTTGTGTATGGACCAGAGTTTTCTGCCTCAAGACTGGATGTAAACATTTCTAACAAAATCAGCAGTCTGACCATTTTGAGGACGATTCAAGAAGATGAGGGAATGTATCACTGCGCAGTCATGGAGTGGACTGAGATTACCTGGAGTGGCACCTATTTGTCATTAAAAGGTAATTATGTGATCTGTTTATGGCAATGTTTGGAATCACTTTAACCACTTATGAACTTATGCTTACATTGCATTTGAACTTTTAACTAATATTAAATCCTTCAAAGTATGTCAAAGCATGTGTGGAGATCCCAAACTTTTAACACAGTTCTGtaacacacaggaaacactcAGAGGACATCAAACTATACTGTTGTTCAGCGGCCGACAAAATCTGATCCAGTCCGTCCAGAAGCCTCGATGTCTCTCCAGTGTTCAGTCCTCTCTGactctgaaaataaaatgtgtccagGAGATCACAGTGTGTTCTGGTTCAGAGCCAGATCAGATCAATCTCATCCAGACATCATCTACACTGATGGAAACAGACGtgatgaatgtgacaggaaCTCTGACTCTCCGAAGAGTTGTGTTTATCGCTTCTCTAAGAACGTCAGCTCCTCTGATGCTGGGACTTACTACTGTGCTGTGGCCACATGTGGACAGATATTATTTGGAGATGGAACTAAAGTGGAAATTGGTATGACTTGGCATTCAGTAATGGAAGTTCTACTCAACATTTATTGATAACATCATGATTGATGAGTCCctttttcttatttcatttttctttgtctAGAGCAAACAAGAAGTCTTGAGTTTATTGCACTGGTGATTGTGACTGTTTGCTTGGTCATTTCTTTAACtgggaatatttttttcatctgttaCCGAAATACAGGACCAGCATGTTCTCAATTTAGAGGTAAGTGTTGGTGACTGAGTCAAAAACTTCAATATTCCAGTGGTAAAATTTATATAGTGTTCAAGTGTAAAATCATACTGGACAGGACAAATGATTAACCTTGTGTTTTTGGACAAAATAATAGACATCGGTTGCAGTTTGTTacaccaaaaacacaccaaaGTGCGGTCTGTAGCTAGTTGCCATGCAATGTCTGTGGAAAGCTCCACACTGCGGCGGTTGGATTCTGCTGTGAAGTGCAGCCAAACTAAAAGCTGAGGATAGTTAAAATTTTAGCGGTGACTTTCAGCCAGAGAATACCTGCAGCCGATCAGCCACACTCCTGTGACATGTTGACCAATGTTACGAAATTCTTCTGGCCTAAAACACAACGCAGAAAAATGTAATCATTTC encodes the following:
- the LOC117260853 gene encoding uncharacterized protein LOC117260853 isoform X1 is translated as MILLWVALLVLHRGYALIPVTTVQLGEPVTLTCDLPNEFRDKLHWFKQSAGETLKLIVRLQKHASLVYGPEFSASRLDVNISNKISSLTILRTIQEDEGMYHCAVMEWTEITWSGTYLSLKGNTQRTSNYTVVQRPTKSDPVRPEASMSLQCSVLSDSENKMCPGDHSVFWFRARSDQSHPDIIYTDGNRRDECDRNSDSPKSCVYRFSKNVSSSDAGTYYCAVATCGQILFGDGTKVEIEQTRSLEFIALVIVTVCLVISLTGNIFFICYRNTGPACSQFRGTESGASQGRHDNWSQPVHDITDGGPDVNYAALHFSGNKATRGRKKKELKTEESVYSQVKCSV
- the LOC117260853 gene encoding uncharacterized protein LOC117260853 isoform X2; the encoded protein is MILLWVALLVLHRGYALIPVTTVQLGEPVTLTCDLPNEFRDKLHWFKQSAGETLKLIVRLQKHASLVYGPEFSASRLDVNISNKISSLTILRTIQEDEGMYHCAVMEWTEITWSGTYLSLKGNTQRTSNYTVVQRPTKSDPVRPEASMSLQCSVLSDSENKMCPGDHSVFWFRARSDQSHPDIIYTDGNRRDECDRNSDSPKSCVYRFSKNVSSSDAGTYYCAVATCGQILFGDGTKVEIGPACSQFRGTESGASQGRHDNWSQPVHDITDGGPDVNYAALHFSGNKATRGRKKKELKTEESVYSQVKCSV